The following are from one region of the Advenella mimigardefordensis DPN7 genome:
- the mraZ gene encoding division/cell wall cluster transcriptional repressor MraZ: MFQGNSALTLDAKGRMTIPTRYRDALTEAADGALTVTRNFDGGLLIYPRPVWEEKREAIMAFPMSARHVQRMLLGNAQDVEIDGSGRILIAPELRMATSIVKDVVLVGMGKHFDLWDATVFAQQQAQDLAKGLPDSLEHFSL, encoded by the coding sequence ATATTTCAGGGAAACAGTGCACTCACGCTGGATGCCAAGGGGAGGATGACGATTCCGACCCGGTATCGTGACGCCCTGACCGAGGCCGCAGACGGCGCTCTCACTGTCACCCGCAATTTTGACGGCGGTTTGCTTATATATCCCCGGCCCGTCTGGGAAGAAAAGCGCGAGGCCATCATGGCGTTTCCCATGTCAGCCCGACACGTGCAGCGCATGTTGCTGGGTAATGCTCAGGATGTCGAAATTGATGGTTCAGGCCGGATTCTGATTGCGCCTGAATTGCGCATGGCAACCAGCATCGTGAAAGATGTCGTGCTGGTGGGGATGGGTAAACACTTTGATTTATGGGATGCCACGGTCTTTGCGCAGCAACAGGCGCAGGATCTGGCCAAGGGTCTGCCGGACAGTCTTGAGCATTTTTCACTGTGA
- the rsmH gene encoding 16S rRNA (cytosine(1402)-N(4))-methyltransferase RsmH codes for MAEAGYEHKSVLYEETVNALVLADFHAKSAAVRQWAVPVKRDGVFVDGTFGRGGHSRLLLSALSESARLFVFDKDPRAIEAAMQLSREDARVTVIHDGFATMVPALAEQGVTQIDGVMMDLGVSSPQIDDAARGFSFMRDGPLDMRMDTSRGQTAAQWLAQASVDNMKEVIKYYGEERFAFQIAKAIDARRQSSPLCTTLELAELVANVVRTREKGQHPATRTFQAIRIHINEELKELADTLASILKVLAPQGRMAVISFHSLEDRMVKQCFAAASSLPPELARMPLRESEMPEPVLRNLGRVLAEESEVRDNPRSRSAVLRVAERTAAVWNQAHENAIRAALPGMDTQKRRGSWPASH; via the coding sequence ATGGCAGAAGCAGGATACGAACACAAGTCGGTTTTGTATGAAGAAACCGTCAATGCGCTGGTACTGGCCGATTTTCATGCCAAATCTGCTGCGGTCAGGCAATGGGCAGTACCGGTAAAGCGCGATGGCGTGTTCGTGGATGGAACTTTTGGTCGGGGTGGGCACAGTCGCCTGCTGTTGTCCGCCCTGAGCGAAAGTGCCCGGTTGTTTGTGTTTGACAAGGATCCGCGTGCAATAGAAGCGGCCATGCAGTTAAGTCGCGAAGATGCCAGGGTCACGGTGATTCATGATGGTTTTGCCACCATGGTGCCGGCGCTGGCAGAGCAGGGTGTTACGCAGATCGACGGTGTGATGATGGATTTAGGTGTGTCATCGCCGCAGATTGATGATGCAGCCAGAGGGTTTTCGTTCATGCGGGACGGCCCGCTGGATATGCGGATGGATACAAGTCGTGGTCAGACGGCCGCGCAGTGGCTGGCCCAGGCCAGTGTGGACAACATGAAGGAGGTCATTAAATATTATGGCGAAGAACGGTTTGCTTTCCAGATTGCAAAGGCGATTGATGCTCGCCGCCAATCCAGCCCTTTGTGCACAACGCTCGAACTTGCCGAGCTCGTCGCAAACGTCGTCCGTACGCGGGAAAAAGGCCAGCATCCGGCCACACGTACCTTTCAAGCTATACGGATTCACATCAATGAAGAACTCAAGGAACTGGCGGACACCCTCGCGTCAATTCTGAAGGTACTCGCTCCACAAGGAAGAATGGCGGTGATCAGTTTTCATTCTCTTGAAGACCGGATGGTCAAGCAGTGCTTTGCTGCAGCCTCGTCGCTGCCGCCCGAGCTTGCCCGCATGCCATTGCGTGAGAGTGAAATGCCCGAGCCGGTTCTGAGGAACCTGGGCAGGGTGTTGGCCGAGGAGAGTGAGGTGCGCGATAATCCGCGCTCGCGCTCCGCTGTATTGCGCGTTGCCGAACGCACCGCTGCCGTCTGGAATCAGGCGCACGAGAATGCGATCCGTGCGGCGCTGCCTGGTATGGACACGCAGAAAAGGAGAGGATCGTGGCCCGCCTCGCACTGA
- the ftsL gene encoding cell division protein FtsL, giving the protein MARLALMFLIGFFMYSAISLVSSRYQQRLLYIDIGRAQAAERELEVDWRHLLLERAQLTTSANIDRVMSDKLSMQTPQINQTVFIKESEMNAGAARAASVTEKSAATPAPRGAQ; this is encoded by the coding sequence GTGGCCCGCCTCGCACTGATGTTTCTGATCGGCTTTTTCATGTACAGCGCCATTTCGCTGGTATCCAGCCGCTATCAGCAACGTTTGCTTTATATCGATATTGGTCGTGCGCAGGCCGCCGAGCGTGAGCTGGAAGTTGACTGGCGTCATCTGCTGCTCGAGCGCGCGCAGCTGACGACCAGCGCCAATATCGACCGGGTGATGTCCGACAAGCTCAGCATGCAGACCCCGCAGATTAATCAAACCGTTTTCATCAAAGAATCAGAAATGAATGCAGGTGCTGCCCGGGCAGCGTCTGTCACGGAAAAATCTGCTGCCACACCGGCGCCAAGGGGAGCGCAATGA
- a CDS encoding peptidoglycan D,D-transpeptidase FtsI family protein — translation MKLNLNLFKSKKTSRGGYQPGKRPSQHHYYSSSPVLHVQIPKWRARLLFVVISLGFTTVIAKSLYLQTMNNDFLQAEGGKRYERTLVLPASRGRVLDRNGEFLATSIPAKAVWASPEETRSATPEQLATLAKLLDMPLKDLTTRLNSSDKTFVYLRRQVAMEPATEIQKMKIPGIGLLSETRRSYPQGSLMAHIVGFTNIEDRGIEGVEMEFDKQLSGQPGLRKVLRDRLGRIIGDIQEVEPARDGQNLELTIDSRVQFLVSRALQKAITDHEAASGAAVVVDTQTGEILSMVSLPTYNPNIPQERRGAALRNRAITDTFEPGSIVKPLVAALALDAGAVTTKTKFNTGHGTYRYQGATITDVSTRNGVLDVAGIIRRSSNIGMTMISERLRSDQMWTVFNALGFGQAPNMGFPGAASGRVRPWERWRPIERATMAYGYGLSVSLLQMAHAYTALARNGDMISLSLVKNRANPTSIQIFKPETARAMREMLEDAAGSEGTKIQGKVMGYRIGGKSGTARKIVNGHYSRKDYRGSFVAMAPISKPRIIVAVTLDQPRKGGYYGSLISGPVAASIIEDTLKYLAVPPDAPIEPAPLEARNTVPKRSQG, via the coding sequence ATGAAGCTGAATCTGAATTTGTTCAAGTCAAAGAAAACCTCTCGTGGCGGTTACCAGCCGGGTAAGCGTCCGTCTCAGCACCACTACTACAGCAGCAGTCCGGTGCTGCACGTGCAAATACCCAAGTGGCGTGCGCGTTTGCTGTTTGTGGTGATCAGCCTGGGCTTTACCACGGTTATTGCCAAATCGCTTTACCTGCAGACAATGAACAATGATTTTCTGCAGGCCGAGGGCGGCAAGCGCTACGAGCGTACGCTGGTGCTGCCGGCCAGCCGTGGTCGTGTGCTGGATCGCAATGGCGAGTTTCTTGCTACCAGTATTCCTGCCAAGGCAGTATGGGCTTCTCCAGAGGAAACGCGCAGCGCAACCCCCGAGCAGCTGGCGACGCTGGCAAAGCTGCTGGACATGCCGCTGAAGGATTTAACGACGCGTCTGAATAGTTCGGATAAAACCTTTGTTTACCTGCGTCGGCAAGTGGCTATGGAGCCGGCGACTGAAATACAGAAAATGAAAATTCCGGGTATCGGGCTGCTGTCCGAAACCCGTCGCTCCTACCCACAAGGCTCACTGATGGCGCACATCGTGGGCTTTACCAATATCGAAGATCGCGGTATTGAAGGCGTGGAAATGGAGTTTGACAAGCAATTGTCAGGGCAGCCCGGCTTGCGTAAAGTACTGCGTGATCGTCTCGGCCGGATTATTGGCGATATTCAGGAAGTTGAACCTGCCCGCGATGGTCAGAATCTTGAGCTGACCATCGATAGTCGCGTGCAGTTTCTCGTGTCCAGAGCGTTGCAGAAGGCCATTACCGATCACGAAGCCGCTTCCGGTGCCGCCGTGGTGGTTGATACGCAGACGGGTGAAATTCTGTCCATGGTTAGTCTGCCCACTTATAACCCGAACATTCCGCAAGAGCGGCGTGGTGCCGCCTTGCGTAACAGGGCCATTACCGATACGTTTGAGCCTGGTTCCATTGTGAAGCCGCTGGTTGCAGCGCTTGCGCTGGATGCGGGTGCGGTGACCACCAAAACCAAATTCAATACGGGCCACGGCACGTATCGCTATCAGGGCGCCACGATTACCGACGTGAGTACGCGTAACGGTGTGCTGGACGTCGCCGGTATCATTCGTCGCTCCAGTAATATCGGCATGACCATGATTTCCGAGCGCTTGCGCTCAGACCAGATGTGGACTGTATTCAATGCCCTGGGCTTTGGACAGGCGCCTAATATGGGTTTTCCGGGCGCGGCATCCGGACGCGTGCGTCCGTGGGAGCGCTGGCGTCCGATCGAGCGGGCCACCATGGCCTATGGTTACGGTCTGTCAGTATCGCTGCTGCAAATGGCGCATGCATACACCGCGCTGGCCCGCAATGGCGATATGATTTCGCTCTCGCTGGTGAAAAATCGTGCGAATCCCACCAGTATCCAGATTTTCAAACCAGAGACGGCGCGCGCCATGCGCGAGATGCTTGAAGACGCAGCCGGTTCTGAAGGCACTAAAATCCAGGGCAAGGTCATGGGCTACCGTATCGGTGGCAAAAGCGGAACTGCACGTAAAATTGTCAACGGACATTACAGCCGCAAGGACTATCGCGGGTCATTTGTCGCTATGGCGCCGATTTCCAAGCCGCGTATTATCGTGGCCGTCACGCTGGACCAGCCACGCAAGGGTGGCTACTACGGAAGCCTGATTTCCGGTCCGGTGGCGGCTTCCATTATTGAAGATACGCTGAAGTATCTGGCCGTCCCTCCCGATGCGCCGATCGAGCCAGCTCCTCTTGAGGCGCGAAATACCGTACCCAAGAGGAGTCAGGGATGA
- the murF gene encoding bifunctional UDP-N-acetylmuramoyl-L-alanyl-D-glutamate--2,6-diaminopimelate ligase MurE/UDP-N-acetylmuramoyl-tripeptide--D-alanyl-D-alanine ligase MurF: protein MNSGQIIQWLASHVTDKADLRLDSRDIQKGDVFVACAGSVVNGLAYIPDAITKGAAAVIVEVASEDQRQAAQDAEHAVPVLPVVGLRALLGEIADSWYEHPSAAVSVLAVTGTNGKTSCVTWIAEALNAIGKACATIGTLGTVMPDGTNLGGYLTTPDVLTLHRQIAHMRDAGVEYVAMEASSIGIEQGRMDGLQVKVAAFTNLTLDHLDYHQSMARYEAAKAALFVWPGLSHAIVNVDDEAGGRIFASTTAQAKAGYSLKAAPTAAFTAIEHEFRDYGLVFTLRTPDGDAHLTTRLLGEHSIANILLVVAVLDALGIRLQQSAGLVSFLAPVPGRLQTVTPVGTDAGKKRPLVVVDYSHTPDSLERALQALQPVAAARGGQLLCIFGCGGDRDKSKRPIMGQIAARLADQVLVTSDNPRTEAPDAILSDILKGMPQGSRAEPDRGCAIVEMILKASAADVVLVAGKGHETYQEINHERQPFDDLEWSQLGLLLRDRPAISTDSRHIPENGLFIAIRGELHDGHDFIGDARQAGAAAALVSRRDPAVDLPQILVADTTLALMSMGHAWRRQYRLPLIAVTGSNGKTTTKEMISSVLAAAVGPEHRFATEGNLNNQWGVPRSLLQLTADHQMAVLELGMNHPGEIEQLAVLCEPGIAVVTNAQREHQEFMHTVEAVAIENGQVFLSLPADGIAVFPADEPYTELWRELAGARRVLTFGLTADADFYAEAVIPDPLGISFVMNTPVGQIDVRLAIAGLHNVRNSLAAAACAHAAGVSLADIRDGLQAFAPVRGRMRSHTLSGGLTLVDDSYNANPDSVIAAINVLAQLPAPTVLVLGDMAEVGENGPQMHEEVGQYARNKGISYVFTYGNASALAARACGPTAEHMTDIHEIAEKVVAKQPASILVKGSRSMRMERVVQDLQSWSEKNEAGHAL, encoded by the coding sequence ATGAATAGCGGACAGATCATACAATGGCTTGCCAGCCATGTCACGGATAAAGCGGATTTGCGGCTAGACTCCAGAGACATCCAGAAAGGGGATGTCTTTGTTGCTTGTGCAGGTAGCGTAGTCAACGGGCTTGCCTATATTCCCGACGCCATCACCAAAGGTGCGGCAGCGGTGATCGTTGAGGTGGCCAGTGAAGACCAGCGTCAGGCCGCGCAGGACGCAGAACATGCCGTACCGGTACTGCCGGTAGTTGGCCTGCGTGCGTTGCTGGGCGAGATCGCCGATAGCTGGTACGAACATCCATCGGCAGCGGTATCGGTCCTCGCCGTCACGGGCACGAACGGGAAAACCTCATGCGTTACCTGGATCGCCGAAGCGTTGAACGCTATCGGTAAAGCCTGCGCGACCATTGGGACATTGGGCACAGTGATGCCTGATGGGACAAATCTGGGCGGCTATCTGACAACGCCGGACGTACTCACGCTGCACCGTCAAATTGCGCACATGCGCGATGCGGGTGTGGAATATGTGGCGATGGAAGCCTCATCCATCGGTATTGAACAAGGGCGCATGGACGGCCTGCAGGTCAAAGTGGCCGCTTTTACCAATCTGACGCTGGATCATCTGGATTATCATCAGAGCATGGCGCGTTATGAAGCGGCCAAGGCGGCGTTGTTTGTCTGGCCGGGGCTCAGTCACGCTATTGTGAACGTGGATGACGAGGCTGGTGGGCGCATTTTTGCGTCAACCACGGCACAGGCTAAAGCAGGCTATTCCCTGAAAGCGGCGCCAACAGCAGCGTTCACTGCTATCGAACATGAGTTTCGCGATTACGGTCTGGTGTTTACACTGCGTACGCCGGACGGCGATGCACACCTCACCACGCGTCTGCTGGGCGAGCATTCCATTGCCAATATTCTGCTGGTGGTTGCCGTGCTGGATGCCCTGGGCATCCGTCTGCAGCAAAGTGCCGGGCTGGTCTCATTCCTTGCGCCAGTGCCGGGGCGGTTGCAGACCGTGACACCGGTAGGCACCGACGCGGGTAAAAAGCGCCCGTTGGTTGTGGTCGATTATTCGCATACGCCCGATTCGCTGGAACGCGCCTTGCAGGCCTTGCAACCGGTAGCGGCGGCCCGTGGCGGCCAGTTGCTGTGCATATTCGGTTGCGGGGGCGATCGCGACAAATCCAAGCGTCCGATCATGGGGCAAATTGCTGCGCGCCTGGCCGATCAGGTGCTGGTGACCAGTGATAACCCGCGCACCGAAGCGCCTGACGCGATTCTGAGCGATATTCTTAAGGGGATGCCGCAGGGCTCGCGCGCTGAACCCGATCGTGGCTGCGCAATCGTCGAAATGATACTGAAGGCCTCCGCTGCCGATGTGGTGCTGGTTGCCGGCAAGGGGCACGAGACCTATCAGGAAATTAATCACGAACGTCAGCCATTTGATGATCTGGAGTGGTCACAGCTGGGCCTGCTGCTGCGTGATCGGCCCGCCATTTCTACCGATTCCCGGCATATTCCGGAGAACGGGCTGTTTATTGCGATTCGCGGTGAGTTGCATGATGGGCATGATTTTATCGGTGATGCCCGACAGGCCGGCGCTGCTGCAGCACTGGTCAGCCGCCGGGATCCCGCCGTGGATTTGCCGCAGATTCTGGTCGCTGACACGACCCTGGCCCTGATGAGCATGGGCCATGCCTGGCGTCGTCAATATCGTTTGCCGCTGATTGCCGTGACCGGCAGCAATGGCAAAACCACGACTAAAGAGATGATCTCTAGCGTGCTGGCTGCCGCTGTTGGTCCTGAGCATCGCTTTGCGACCGAGGGTAATTTGAATAACCAGTGGGGTGTGCCGCGCAGTCTGCTTCAATTGACGGCCGACCATCAGATGGCTGTACTGGAACTGGGCATGAATCATCCCGGTGAAATCGAGCAACTGGCGGTCTTGTGTGAGCCAGGTATCGCGGTAGTGACCAATGCCCAGCGCGAACATCAGGAGTTCATGCACACCGTTGAAGCCGTGGCGATCGAAAACGGACAGGTTTTCCTGTCTCTGCCCGCCGACGGAATTGCTGTTTTTCCTGCCGATGAACCCTATACTGAATTATGGCGGGAACTGGCAGGCGCGCGTCGGGTACTCACTTTCGGGCTGACGGCCGACGCTGACTTTTATGCTGAGGCGGTCATTCCCGATCCGCTTGGCATTTCATTTGTCATGAATACGCCTGTCGGGCAGATCGATGTACGCCTGGCGATCGCCGGTCTCCATAACGTGCGTAATAGTCTGGCGGCAGCGGCCTGCGCTCATGCCGCGGGCGTTAGCCTGGCCGATATCCGGGACGGTCTGCAGGCATTTGCCCCGGTCAGGGGAAGAATGCGCAGCCATACCCTGTCAGGTGGCCTGACGCTGGTCGATGACTCGTATAATGCGAATCCGGACTCTGTTATTGCGGCGATCAATGTGCTGGCCCAATTGCCTGCGCCAACCGTTCTGGTTCTGGGCGATATGGCTGAGGTAGGCGAAAATGGGCCGCAAATGCATGAGGAAGTGGGGCAGTACGCCCGTAATAAAGGCATTTCATATGTGTTCACATATGGGAATGCCAGCGCACTGGCTGCGCGGGCTTGTGGGCCGACGGCAGAACATATGACAGATATACATGAAATCGCGGAAAAGGTTGTTGCAAAACAGCCCGCAAGCATACTGGTAAAAGGCTCTAGATCAATGCGGATGGAACGGGTAGTACAGGACTTGCAGTCCTGGTCAGAAAAGAACGAGGCCGGCCATGCTTTATGA
- the mraY gene encoding phospho-N-acetylmuramoyl-pentapeptide-transferase, translating to MLYELTRWLSPTFSVLSVFEYITLRAMLACATALFIGLMAGPHVIRKLTELKIGQAVRSYGPETHLVKNGTPTMGGALILIAIGITTVLWADLSNRFVWVVLLVTFGFGAIGWVDDYRKVVYRNPEGMSSREKFMWQAIIGLIASVYLTFAVSAPANADIFRLMWAWISSGFSMPLPSRADLIVPFFKSVSYPLGVFGFVMLTWMVIVGASNAVNLTDGLDGLAIMPTVMVGSALGIFAYVVGRVDYSKYLLFPYIPGASEVLVLCAALGGAGLAFLWFNAYPAQVFMGDVGALALGGMLGTIAVIVRQEIVLFIMGGVFVAETLSVMIQVFWFKYTKKKTGTGRRILRMAPLHHHFEVGGWKETQVVVRFWIITMMLVLLGLATLKLR from the coding sequence ATGCTTTATGAACTGACCCGGTGGTTGTCGCCGACATTTTCCGTTCTGAGTGTCTTTGAATATATTACTTTGCGGGCCATGCTTGCCTGCGCAACGGCGCTGTTTATCGGACTGATGGCCGGACCGCATGTCATTCGCAAGCTGACCGAACTGAAAATCGGACAGGCCGTGCGCAGTTACGGCCCGGAAACCCATCTGGTCAAAAACGGTACACCAACCATGGGCGGTGCGCTGATTCTGATCGCAATTGGTATTACGACCGTGTTGTGGGCGGATCTGAGCAATCGATTCGTCTGGGTTGTGCTGCTGGTGACCTTTGGCTTTGGCGCTATCGGCTGGGTCGATGATTATCGCAAGGTGGTATATCGTAATCCCGAAGGGATGTCCTCTCGCGAAAAATTCATGTGGCAGGCCATTATCGGCCTGATTGCCTCTGTGTACCTGACGTTTGCGGTCTCTGCGCCGGCCAATGCCGATATTTTTCGCCTGATGTGGGCCTGGATAAGTAGCGGCTTCAGTATGCCGCTGCCTTCGCGCGCCGACCTGATCGTGCCGTTTTTCAAAAGCGTGAGCTATCCGCTGGGCGTTTTCGGTTTCGTGATGCTGACCTGGATGGTGATTGTCGGGGCCAGTAACGCCGTGAACCTGACCGACGGCCTTGATGGTCTGGCCATTATGCCAACCGTGATGGTCGGCAGTGCGCTGGGTATTTTTGCCTATGTGGTGGGTCGCGTGGATTATTCCAAATACCTGCTGTTCCCCTATATTCCGGGGGCGTCCGAGGTGCTGGTGCTTTGTGCCGCACTGGGCGGCGCCGGTCTGGCCTTCCTTTGGTTCAACGCTTATCCGGCCCAGGTATTCATGGGTGACGTGGGTGCGCTGGCGCTGGGCGGCATGCTGGGTACGATCGCCGTCATCGTGCGTCAGGAAATTGTGCTGTTCATTATGGGCGGTGTATTTGTTGCCGAAACGCTATCGGTCATGATTCAGGTATTCTGGTTCAAATATACGAAGAAAAAAACCGGCACCGGCAGGCGAATATTGCGCATGGCGCCGCTGCATCATCATTTTGAAGTGGGTGGCTGGAAAGAGACCCAGGTGGTTGTTCGTTTCTGGATTATTACAATGATGCTGGTTCTGCTGGGACTGGCGACACTTAAACTGCGATGA
- the murD gene encoding UDP-N-acetylmuramoyl-L-alanine--D-glutamate ligase, which produces MSTDTGGVADFPSRVLILGLGETGLASALWCLRQNAALHIVDTRDNPPGLAALAEHGQGDITHFLGDQAFSDAALDGVKQIILSPGLAPSEPALAAFLDKAQQRQIPVSGEIELFARALTDLAATQGYRPQVLAITGTNGKTTVTSLTQAMLETAGKTAIAAGNISPSALTALMQALDTQTLPQVWVLELSSFQMQTTTSLQPDAATVLNLTQDHLDWHRDMQEYAEAKARLLAASPVAIVNRNDAAVVAMVEDINDVQVRSFGVDAPVLVGDTGMESAHGVTWITASEKDDFELPEAPGARRRKNVDKPRRKPGLIKRLMPADAMQIRGQHNMLNAQAAMLLCRELGVGWGPMLITLREFAAGMYRTQFERSIRGVDFFNDSKGTNVGATVAALDGMGRDIVLIAGGVGKGQDFSPLAAPVRRCARAVVLIGEAAAVIEQALAQTGVTCHRAESMEAAVRQALELAQQGDAVLMSPACSSFDMFKSYAHRGQVFSEAVHELALDNGEVA; this is translated from the coding sequence ATGAGTACCGATACAGGCGGCGTAGCCGATTTCCCATCTCGTGTCCTGATTCTTGGCCTGGGTGAAACCGGGCTGGCCTCGGCATTGTGGTGCCTGCGCCAGAATGCGGCACTGCATATTGTCGATACGCGGGACAACCCGCCCGGCCTGGCGGCGCTTGCCGAACACGGTCAGGGTGATATCACACATTTCCTGGGTGATCAGGCATTCTCGGATGCCGCGCTTGATGGTGTGAAGCAGATTATTCTCAGTCCCGGCCTTGCGCCCTCTGAGCCTGCGCTGGCCGCCTTTCTGGACAAGGCGCAGCAACGACAGATTCCGGTGAGCGGCGAGATCGAACTGTTTGCGCGAGCGCTGACCGATCTTGCCGCGACACAAGGCTATCGGCCGCAGGTGCTGGCCATTACCGGCACCAACGGCAAAACCACCGTTACTTCGCTGACGCAAGCCATGCTGGAGACCGCGGGCAAAACCGCCATTGCAGCCGGCAATATCAGCCCATCGGCGCTGACTGCCCTGATGCAGGCGCTGGACACGCAGACATTGCCGCAGGTGTGGGTGCTGGAATTGTCCAGTTTCCAGATGCAGACGACAACGTCACTGCAGCCGGATGCGGCTACCGTATTGAATCTGACCCAGGACCACCTTGACTGGCATCGCGATATGCAGGAGTACGCTGAGGCCAAGGCGCGTCTGCTGGCTGCCAGTCCAGTGGCTATTGTTAATCGTAATGACGCTGCCGTCGTGGCCATGGTTGAGGATATCAATGATGTTCAGGTGCGCAGCTTTGGTGTTGATGCACCGGTACTGGTGGGCGATACCGGCATGGAAAGCGCACACGGCGTGACCTGGATTACCGCCAGCGAAAAGGATGATTTCGAATTGCCGGAAGCGCCCGGCGCGCGGCGCAGGAAAAATGTCGACAAGCCCAGACGCAAGCCCGGTCTGATCAAGCGCCTGATGCCGGCTGATGCTATGCAAATTCGCGGACAGCACAATATGCTCAATGCCCAGGCCGCGATGCTCCTGTGTCGCGAGCTGGGCGTAGGCTGGGGACCCATGCTGATTACGCTGCGTGAATTTGCTGCCGGCATGTATCGGACTCAGTTTGAACGCAGTATTCGCGGCGTTGACTTTTTCAATGACAGCAAGGGTACCAACGTAGGCGCTACCGTGGCAGCACTTGACGGCATGGGGCGCGACATTGTGCTGATTGCCGGCGGTGTGGGCAAAGGCCAGGATTTTTCTCCGCTGGCCGCGCCCGTGCGGCGCTGTGCCCGCGCTGTGGTGCTGATCGGAGAAGCGGCCGCAGTCATTGAACAGGCGCTGGCGCAAACCGGGGTCACTTGTCACCGTGCCGAGTCGATGGAAGCGGCGGTCAGGCAGGCTCTGGAACTGGCGCAGCAGGGCGACGCAGTGTTGATGTCGCCCGCATGTTCCAGCTTCGATATGTTTAAAAGCTATGCGCATCGCGGTCAGGTGTTTTCTGAGGCCGTGCATGAGCTGGCGCTGGATAACGGAGAAGTGGCATGA
- the ftsW gene encoding putative lipid II flippase FtsW: MSLLGDLRASVNAVKPGRTRMRNYDLLLVAAVVTLLMFGLLMVFSASIALVDGPKYSNSTRYYFFVRHAIFIAVGLVGFSITVALPMQIWERFTLPLFFVSLLMLVLVLIPHIGNEVNGAYRWIPLGPLNFQPSELTKLAILLFAADYTVRKQKYMHDFWRGFAPMMVALGVVGILLLLEPDLGAFMVSVSIAVGILFLGGISAMLFLLLVVVLLGCFALLILMAPWRVKRIFAYLDPFDPDTVQSTGYQLAHSLIAIGRGEWFGVGLGSSVEKLHYLPEAHTDFIMAVVGEELGFVGIIAVVVLFLIIVHRGFEIGRQAIAMDREFSGLVAQGVSIWMGVQALVNLGVCLGLLPTKGLTLPLVSYGGSSIVMNLVAIAILMRVDYESRLMMRGERPDRRPLREYQ; this comes from the coding sequence ATGAGTCTGCTGGGCGATCTGCGAGCAAGCGTCAATGCGGTCAAGCCTGGCCGCACCCGAATGCGTAACTACGATCTGCTGCTGGTCGCAGCGGTTGTAACGCTGTTGATGTTTGGCCTGTTGATGGTGTTTTCAGCCTCGATTGCCCTGGTGGATGGACCGAAGTACTCCAACTCCACTCGCTATTATTTCTTCGTACGCCATGCGATTTTTATCGCCGTTGGCCTGGTTGGGTTCTCGATTACGGTTGCCCTGCCCATGCAGATCTGGGAGAGATTCACCCTCCCGCTGTTTTTCGTGTCGCTGCTGATGCTGGTGCTGGTTCTCATCCCGCATATCGGCAATGAAGTCAATGGTGCGTATCGCTGGATCCCTCTGGGGCCATTGAATTTTCAGCCATCTGAACTGACCAAGCTGGCCATATTGTTGTTTGCCGCCGACTACACGGTGCGTAAGCAGAAGTATATGCACGATTTCTGGCGCGGCTTCGCGCCCATGATGGTGGCGCTGGGTGTAGTCGGTATTCTGTTGTTGCTCGAACCCGATCTGGGCGCCTTTATGGTCAGTGTCTCGATCGCTGTCGGTATTCTCTTTCTGGGCGGCATCAGTGCGATGCTGTTTCTGCTGCTGGTTGTTGTACTGTTAGGCTGCTTTGCATTGCTGATTCTGATGGCACCCTGGCGCGTGAAGCGAATTTTCGCCTATCTGGATCCATTCGATCCCGATACGGTGCAGTCTACCGGTTATCAGCTGGCGCATTCGCTCATTGCCATCGGGCGTGGCGAGTGGTTCGGTGTCGGGCTGGGTTCCAGTGTTGAAAAGCTGCACTATCTGCCTGAAGCGCATACTGATTTCATTATGGCCGTGGTAGGTGAGGAACTGGGTTTTGTCGGCATTATTGCCGTGGTGGTGCTGTTTTTGATTATTGTGCACCGTGGCTTTGAAATCGGCCGGCAGGCCATTGCGATGGATCGCGAGTTCAGTGGTCTGGTGGCGCAGGGCGTGTCTATCTGGATGGGGGTGCAGGCACTGGTCAACCTCGGGGTGTGCCTGGGATTGCTGCCGACCAAGGGTCTGACCTTGCCGCTGGTCAGTTATGGGGGGTCGTCTATTGTGATGAACCTGGTGGCCATCGCGATTCTGATGCGCGTGGACTATGAGAGTCGTCTGATGATGCGGGGTGAGCGCCCCGATCGAAGACCCTTGCGAGAGTATCAATGA